The sequence GTAATCATATAAATACTGTACTGTAGTGATAAACATGTTTCCTAATACTACATCTACGACTActgtaacaattaaatattttgactcATGAttatttctattctattatgAAACCAACCAAGCACTAAACAAACAGCAGTCGGGATGGGAGTGTTTGGTTGTGAAAGTATTTCTTATGTAACATAATATGATCAGCGTACAGATTGGTATATTATACTATGCTACACTGATCTATCCCACTCCTGCTGTCTGTTTCATGCTCCAGTTGCATAGGGTCTCCTACATACAAAACCTAGTTAATGTTAAATGAATCATAATAGAGATTCATGTAACGGGGTAAAAAGCGTCTAAAACTACTTAGTCAAGTAAGCAGGTATGTGGGGTGGGTACTTCGTCCGGCGCCAGGAGGCTCGTCTAATGTGCCTGCAGCTGTCGGTTGATCCAGTCGATGTCCTCGTAGAAGCGCGGGTCGCTGACACGCAGTGCGGCGCGCTTGTAGAAGAAGTAGTACCATGGGGACACTGCAGACAATcacacctttttttatttttaatatcatcatcatattgatctattactggcccacagggcacgggtctcctcccacatagagaaggggttaaagtcTTAGTCTACTTAGTTAGTTTAGAACATacaaacataacttagaaaagttagaggtgcatgctgggattcgaactcagcattgcactatcaccgcttctttttaccgataccaatattataaatgtgaaagtatgtttgtttgtttgtttgtccttccttcacaccctAACCAACAACCCATCAACTTGATTGGGGCATATAATTGAAAGGTCTGAGAGTAAATAACATTGGTTCATTTTAATCCCAGAAAAAACGGTTTCCACAGGATTTgcataaaaccgtaataaaagctGATGTCTTAAGAATGCAGGAACAGCTAGTATGAAATAATGTGTAACAAAACTAAAAAGCCTGCtatagtttgtttgtatgtatgtacctatGAAATAATCTTATGTTTTTACTGGAATTTTGTACCCAGCTAGTTAACATACTGAAAATGCATAGCAGCCAGCTAACATACTGAAAatgtaatagaaataaaaactatttacaaCAATACTGGAGTAAACCGATAGCTTGTAAACAGCAACATTTTTAATTCGCatgataatataatgtttacaaTTTGTGGTATCAAATAGCACAGAAATAGCAATTAACATTAATAACGACATACAAGAAATCGCAGGGCTTATAAACAAAAGTAGTTTCCACCACTAGCATTTTACAAGTCAACtaatttttaatactataatatcataagaaataaaatacaaatcatGTATAAAACGAAATCccttatacaattattaaaagatTGCATTACTCCTACATTTACCATGACCACATGTATCGTTTGCTGTATAATAGGAGCACAAGAAAAGTACTCACAACATCGTTGAAATGTAAACAGCACAATCATCATAGGTGATGACACTGCTTCAGAATCTCCCCACTTTTCCAGCAGCCATGCAGCATGTAAGATCACACTGGCTGTCACATAAGCAATGATCACAGAGCCAGCAGCACGGAACTTGCGGATCAACACCTCCACTAGACCAGCCTGGAAGATATCATATCATCATGTTTTATTTGCCTTTCATAATGAAGATTAAATAATGAGAAAAactaagttaaataataagtttctacTTTACAGAGTGAGCGACCCAGTGGAACAATTATGTAGagttgaataaaatattcaatgttgATCTTAGTGCAAGCTGttacagttttaaatttttaacacttgtatatcatttttatcagTCAACATCATATTTTCTAATGTATGCCTAAACATACTTTACATTGCATTGGATAAAAGAAAGAGATTTGAGATTATTTATCACAAACAGTGAAATCCATACCAACCTACAATTGACCACAGCAGTCGTGATATTAGAGCTACCTCAAAAATATACCAACATATTTTCACAAAATTAAGAGCGGacagaaatgtgtacacggtttgTTACTTCGTTCTATTTAGCAGTtgccagtaattattttacctctaatgttctaaacgtttaacataaaatagggaaaatgtgaaaagtttgtgagctagcaacaagTGTGGGGTGTGAAGTGAAACAAGTGTGGGGTGTTCtcattgtttttggacacaatgcactgcatgcaataatagctgaacgTGGATTTTGTATGATTTTAATTCTGTGCATATTTTACCTTTTATCAACTAGAAACCCAGCTTAACAAtaaaatctgccttcagaaACAGTGATAGAGaacttcaaaagtgcttataaagtgggCCTTTATAAACCTTCTTGCATTTCTGTGCCTAAAGAGGCATGACATGTTAACAACAACTGCTAGTGCCCACAACTATTGCACCACATATCTCTGATTgcagtgatataaaaaaaaaaatcagagcAGCCATACAGATTGATACAACTGCTGCAGCCCACCAGACCTCAAGGTCTCACCAGCCCTTTCAAAATCATAAATCACTAAATTGATCCAAGCCGGCAATCTAATCCGACCTGAATTAGATTGCCGGCTGACTCTCACCAGTCTACCtagatgaaattttgcacatatATACTGGCATTTTGCAGACTGTTACTAGGCAGCACAAaggaaactttaaataaaactatattaacaATGAGCAGCtgtacacctaaacaaaacttttccaaatttacATAGAATGTAATACTGcatacataggatactttttatcccggcaaAATTAACGATTTGCGGCCAACAAATTGCGGGCAAAAGTTATGATGTGCGGTGTTATGAAGTAACAGGTAGTTACAACATAAAAGTTATGCTAACCACTTACTTGGaataaatatgttgaaaaaaaTGTCATCAACATGGTTGTGATTGATAGTATCAGGAACAAATCctgaaatctaataaaaatcaaaattatttataaaatagttattatttttcaaattcaaaaagatTCTTGcacttacatgaataaaactaataaaccaTCGCGACTTCTTGGAAATAAACTGAGGCAATTGAATAGAAGATCACAAAACAGAAACGTTATTTGGCATATAAAACAAAACGTATATCTTGGCATtgataatttcattttaaaccattaaataggtaattctaatttttataatgttagcTTAGGTACTGAATGAAAAATTAGGCGAACCCGGTAAAGGATAGATACCTAGTGATGCCAAGAATTCAAATGCGCGCGCATTATAAATGACGTCATTCCCTGTCGCCGTGGgcaatgaaaatataaacactACGTGTCCCATTCAGGTTTTACCCATAGATATTAAAATGGCAACTTCGATATGCGGCCCAGATTTATATTCTGATCATTATATTCCAATTATagtgttcttcttcttctgctttttTTGGTTTctaggtgtgccaaatcagcGCGTTGTTCTgatttgtgtttattttgtataagttTTTCGACTgaagttttgtaaaaaaatataataaatcatttaggtatttacatattttgtttggGAGTACTCACtccttaaattttataaactcgCAATTActagtaaattattaaatgtccgattgaaatgaattaaaagtattttactgctatattttACCCTTGATgatgaaactatttttttgaataagaaTGAATACTGCGATACTGTTGTAATGTTTTTCTAccggtgatttaattaaaattttaaaacacaaagaCCTTAAGATGACCTTTGAAGCCTACCTCTGTTTGGTACTGGAACTCGCTACTTggggttctttttttaaatctaagatggccgctgtctataaatattaacttgactgtgagatggtgataacaaaaaaacctggctaagttgctgccctcctagctttagtttaagttaacgaatgcagttatcaccatcacctaacattagtggtaacatgttaaatgtatgaacgcttcataagtgcctgtgataaggtttatatgaataaaacatttttgaattaataCGAATTATAATTGACAAATTGTCCATTGAACGATTTGGGTGTCTTTTTTAAGGTTTACCAGGTGGATAACAATAAGATATTATTTctgaaatccaagatggccgccgagTCAAATTGATCTCTTTTTTCATTTCTATGGTTTCTTACCCAATGGGTGGCAACCTCACACACAGAGTTCCATATAAGCGTAAAACCCATACTCTACGTATACGTCCGACTCGCAATAGTATAGCGACAATTTTAGGATAAACCTACCTAAATACTTCAACTTTTTACCAATTGCAATTCATGAGACATAGCTCGCTGAAAGACGGACGGATCTGACTCGCActtgaccattttttttaattgttgttaAAACGGCAATAGATATACACACTGAAATTTTTAACCCTCTACCTTTTACGGTTcatgtatggagggtagaggtaagtagagtcatcttatatgggagaaaagttgaaaaagtgtccagttttatgcgctaaataacagttcaaaaatcctccacaatggcgctggtggatgcacagggtatgatatgaatgtagcaatcgtagatgaattgaagtatgccaagttaaaaaattgaatgtcattatcgactaaagtagttaattattgagaatttcaacaacttacgttgtacaaaataatgtggtaaatataaccttacttccttgtttatttttcaagcctactctaacttttcgcgcttcttttaagagttaccttgatgcaaatgtggcgccatcctaatttaatacattttgacgacactttttcatatacacagatgatcctccttacctctaccctccataggttCATGAGAGCAAGCCCGCTAACAGACTGACGAACCTGACTCGCACTTGActgattttcattatatttgttAAAGCGACAATAGATAATAGAAAACGCACGGTTTgacaaaataaaacttcttaagGGTTACCTACTCGGGTACATGAGATACAGCTATCCGACAGACGGACGAAGGTACGGACAGCAAGTCATTGATATTCTGAATTTTAACGCAACTGAATTGTATAGTTGTGTGAGTGAGGCCCTTACATAAGTAGAAGTGCGTTTTGATACCTATCAATTTCGGAAACGAGTCCTTAAAAAGCTTTTTACacctttattatttacatataagcatcttcttcttcttttgctttttttggcttttaggtgtgccaaatcggcacgttgtatttcgccaatgtcacgtatacttaAACGTTTATGAAAATCCACAAAGgtaatgtatgtttattttttgacaagGCGCTCGTAATGGAGTGTGGTCTTtggttagtgttataatttaaagaattttttattataaatcataatggGATATATTTagagcttatttttttaagattgaaTATCTTTACATACTTTTTCACATAGCGACTAAAAACTAGCGTAAGAAAACTTTGGACACAAACTATGTACGGGGAATATTAGGAGGAAGGACGTCGTAAAGCTTATGAAGGAGTTTCGGGcaggaaaacaaaatatgagCGACCGTCAAGACCTTCGTCAAGACCACATTCATACATGGAGTGGTCCCTTATTCTTAATTTACTGAGATTATTTGTCATCACAGATTACAAATAATCGTAGTAattgttatgtgtggcacatcACTAAGAGGGCGGTACTCGTCCATGAAATACatcaaatatttgtatgaaattttaacttataaaatacaaaacttcATGGGAGTGAgccaaaacaatattaataaccCGTTACCCGCAACTGagtccatattttttttaaagtatttaaagtaCACGAGGTAACACTTTGTTATCCTGAGGTGAATAAAATCCTAGGTACAAAAGGGTTATCCAAAATACAaaaggattttattttaaatttattaacattaataaacCATAGAGACCATGCACATTCCTATCTTAATtataacacataaaaagtaataaaattatttttgagttgtttgttctattatttttctttgtaaattaataaactttgtCAATATCGAATATATTTATCGGTTTAGCGTTTTACAGCTTTAACTAACTTTAACTTTGTTACACGCATGCACATTACACGCTTTTCAGTTTTGGTCTCGTCGTAAGGACAATGAGAGTAAGGTAACTAACGTTTTTCTGTTCTGTGACTTGGACATTTTAGGTCTATGAATGAATGTAGCTACGAGGAAGAAGGCTATTCCACATTATACAAAGAGATTGAGATAGAGACGTAAACGGAGTTTAGTTAagttgataataataacaattgtaatttcaaaaagattatcataataaattttgattGTATAGTCTGTACGGACCTACAGGCTTACCAACATTCAGACTgacattcaataaaaaata comes from Pararge aegeria chromosome 9, ilParAegt1.1, whole genome shotgun sequence and encodes:
- the LOC120626368 gene encoding transmembrane protein 138-like; this translates as MKLSMPRYTFCFICQITFLFCDLLFNCLSLFPRSRDGLLVLFIFQDLFLILSITTMLMTFFSTYLFQAGLVEVLIRKFRAAGSVIIAYVTASVILHAAWLLEKWGDSEAVSSPMMIVLFTFQRCLSPWYYFFYKRAALRVSDPRFYEDIDWINRQLQAH